Sequence from the Candidatus Dormiibacterota bacterium genome:
GGTCACGTGCGCATCGCCTCGCCGAGCCGGCGGACCGCCTCGTCCGCCTCGGCGTCGGTGAGGGTCAGAGGGGGCACCAGCCGCAGGGTGTGCGGCCCGGTGGCGTTGACGATCACCCCGGTGCGCAGCCCGGCGCGCACCACCTGGGGGGCGATGTCGGCGTCGAGGTCGACGCCGATCATGAGGCCCCGGCCGCGCACCGAGGCCACCGGCGCGCCGAGGCCGCGGAGCCGCTCGCGCAGGTGCTCACCGGCGGTGGCGGCGTGGTCGACCAGGCCGCGCTCCTCGATGGTGCGGAGCACCTCGGCCGCCACCGCGGTGGCCAGCGGGTTGCCGCCGAAGGTGCAGCCGTGGTCGCCGGGCTCGAGCACGTCGGCTCGGGGCGCGGCGAGGATCGCCCCGATGGGAACACCGCCGCCGAGCCCCTTGGCGACGGTCATCACGTCGGGGGTGATGCCGGCGTGCTGGTGCGCCCACCAGCGCCCGGTGCGTCCCATGCCGCTCTGCACCTCGTCGAGGATCAGCAGCAGCCCGCGCTCGTCGCAGAGCGCGCGCACCGCCCGCAGGGTCTGGTCGCGCACCAGGTTGACGCCGGTCTCGCCCTGCACCGGCTCGAGCATCACCGCCACGGTGCGCTCGTCGACGGCGGCGGCGATCGCGTCCGGGTCGTCGAAGTCGACGTGGGTGAAACCGTCGGGCATCGGCTCGAAGGGTGCCATGTAGCGGGGGTTGCCGGTGGCCGCGAGGGCGGCCAGGGTGCGGCCGTGGAAGGCGTTGCGCAAGCAGACGATGCGGTGGGCGCCATCACGGTGGCGCTGCCCCCACTTGCGCGCGATCTTGATCGCCCCCTCGTTGGCCTCGGCGCCGCTGTTGCAGAAGAAGACGCGGGCCGGGAACGCGGTCTCCACCAGCCGCCGCGCCGCCTCCACCATCGGCTCGGTGTAGTAGAGGTTGCTGACGTGGATGAGCAGCGACGCCTGGCGCTCGAGGGCGGCGCGCACCGCCGCGGGGGCGTGGCCGAGGACGTTGACGGCGATGCCCCCGACCATGTCGAGGTACTCGTTGCCGTCGGTGTCCCACACCCGCAGGCCCTCGCCGCGGACCAGTGCCAGCGGCTGGCGCGCGTAGGTGCCCATCACGTACCGCGACTCGAGCTCGCGCAGGGCGTCGAGACTCATGCCGCCTCCGGGGTGTCGTCGCCGCTGTCGCACAGCATCGTGCCCACCCCCGACTCGGTGAGCAGCTCGAGCAGCAGCGAGTGGGGCACCCGGCCGTCGATGACGTGGGCGGCGCCGCCCCCCTCGAGGGCGCGCAGCCCCGCCAGCACCTTGGGGATCATCCCCCCACTGATCGTGCCCGCGGCGATCAGACGGCGTGCCCGGGCCGCGTCGAGCTCGCTGATCAGGGTGCCGTCGGCGTCGTGGATGCCGTCGATGTCGGTGAGCAGCAGCAGCTTGGAGGCGCGCAGCGCCACCGCCAGCTCGGCGGCGACGGAGTCGGCGTTGACGTTGTAGGCCTTGCCGTCGTAGCCGAGGCCGATCGACGCGACCACGGGGATGCGCCCCTGGTCGAGGATCGACTCGATCGGCTCCGGGTTCACCTGGGCGACGTCACCGACGAAGCCGAGGTCCTCGCCCGCCTCGGGGGGACGGGGCCGCACCAGCAGGGTGGGGCCGTCCTCGCCGCTGAGCCCGATCGCCCGGCCGCCGAGGCGGTGGATGCCGGCGACCAGCTCCGGGCCCACCTTCCCGGTGAGCACCATCTTGGCGATCTCCATGGTCTGCGCGTCGGTGACCCGCAACCCGTTGACGAAGCGGGTCTCCATCCCCATGCGCTTCTGCCAGGCGCTGATCTCCGGGCCGCCGCCGTGGACCAGCACCGGGCGAAGGCCGACGAAGCGGAGCAGCACGACGTCCTGCAGCACCTGCTCGGGTTCGCCGCTCTCGATGGCGGCGCCGCCCAGCTTCACCACCACGGTCTGACCCGCGAAGCGGCGGATGAAGGGCAGCGCCTCCACCAGCACCTGGGCGCGGCGGATGCGTTCGTCCATCGTCTCGACCGTCATTGGAAGCTCCGCTGATCCGCTACGTGGTGTAGTCGGCGTTGATGCGCACGTAGCCGTCGCTGAGGTCGCAGCCCCAGGCGTGGCCGATGGCGTCGCCGGCGCCGAGGTCGATCTCGAGGTCGACGCGGGCGGCGGCGAAGATGCGACGGATCGCCTCGAGGTCGGCGTCGACGGGCGTGCCCGCGTCGAAGACGGGGACGCCGCCGATCACGACCCGGCAACCGTCGAGCACGAACTCGGCGCCGCTGCGCCCGACCGCGGCGACGATGCGTCCCCAGTTGGGGTCGCGGCCGTGGATGGCGGTCTTCACCAGCGGGCTGCCGGCCACGGTGCGGGCGGCGAGGCGCGCCTGCTCGACCGTGGCCGCGCCGCGCACCTCGACCCGGAAGTGGCGGGTCGCCCCCTCGCCGTCGGCGGCGATCATCTCGGCGAGCTGGTCGCAGACCTCGAGGACCGCGGTCTCGAGCGCGGCCAGGCCGCCGCTGCCGGGGCCGACCGGTTCGCCGCCGGCGGCGCCGTTGGCGAGCATCAGCAGGGTGTCGTTCGTCGAGGTGTCGCCGTCGACGGTGACGCAGTTGAAGGTCTGGTCGGTGACCCGGCGGAGCAGCGGCTGCAGCACCCCGGGAGCGACGGGGGCGTCGGTGGTCACCAGGGCGAGGAGCGTGGCCATGTCGGGGTGGATCATTCCCGATCCCTTGGCCATCCCGCCCACCACCACCGGGCGGCCGTCGATCCGCACCCTGCGCACCGCCTGCTTGGGCACGAGGTCGGTGGTCATGATCGCCCGGGCGACGTCGTCACCCGCCTCCGGCCGCAGCACCGTGGCGGCGCCGCGCACCCCGGTGAGCACCCTCGGCATCGGCATCGGCCGTCCGATCACCCCGGTGCTGCACACCAGCACCTGCGCGGGGTCGAGGTCGCAGGCGTCGCCCGCCGCCTTGCACATCGCCAGGGCGTCGCGGAACCCCTGCACCCCGGTGCAGGCGTTGGCGTTGCCGGAGTTGAAGAGCACCGCCTGCACCCGCGCCTGGCGCAGGGTGAGCTGGGAGATCACCACCGGCGCGGCCTTGACCAGGTTGCGGGTGAAGACCCCCGCCGCCTGGCAGGGGTGCTGGCTGCGCACGATGGCGACGTCGAGCCGGGTGTCGTCGCCGTGGTCGCGGATGTCGGCCGCGGCCGCGCCGGCGACGAAGCCCGAGGGCGCGCAGACGCCGGTCTCGCGGCCGTCGCCGGCCACCGCCGGGCTCA
This genomic interval carries:
- the argB gene encoding acetylglutamate kinase, producing the protein MDERIRRAQVLVEALPFIRRFAGQTVVVKLGGAAIESGEPEQVLQDVVLLRFVGLRPVLVHGGGPEISAWQKRMGMETRFVNGLRVTDAQTMEIAKMVLTGKVGPELVAGIHRLGGRAIGLSGEDGPTLLVRPRPPEAGEDLGFVGDVAQVNPEPIESILDQGRIPVVASIGLGYDGKAYNVNADSVAAELAVALRASKLLLLTDIDGIHDADGTLISELDAARARRLIAAGTISGGMIPKVLAGLRALEGGGAAHVIDGRVPHSLLLELLTESGVGTMLCDSGDDTPEAA
- a CDS encoding acetylornithine transaminase; amino-acid sequence: MSLDALRELESRYVMGTYARQPLALVRGEGLRVWDTDGNEYLDMVGGIAVNVLGHAPAAVRAALERQASLLIHVSNLYYTEPMVEAARRLVETAFPARVFFCNSGAEANEGAIKIARKWGQRHRDGAHRIVCLRNAFHGRTLAALAATGNPRYMAPFEPMPDGFTHVDFDDPDAIAAAVDERTVAVMLEPVQGETGVNLVRDQTLRAVRALCDERGLLLILDEVQSGMGRTGRWWAHQHAGITPDVMTVAKGLGGGVPIGAILAAPRADVLEPGDHGCTFGGNPLATAVAAEVLRTIEERGLVDHAATAGEHLRERLRGLGAPVASVRGRGLMIGVDLDADIAPQVVRAGLRTGVIVNATGPHTLRLVPPLTLTDAEADEAVRRLGEAMRT
- the argJ gene encoding bifunctional glutamate N-acetyltransferase/amino-acid acetyltransferase ArgJ is translated as MSPAVAGDGRETGVCAPSGFVAGAAAADIRDHGDDTRLDVAIVRSQHPCQAAGVFTRNLVKAAPVVISQLTLRQARVQAVLFNSGNANACTGVQGFRDALAMCKAAGDACDLDPAQVLVCSTGVIGRPMPMPRVLTGVRGAATVLRPEAGDDVARAIMTTDLVPKQAVRRVRIDGRPVVVGGMAKGSGMIHPDMATLLALVTTDAPVAPGVLQPLLRRVTDQTFNCVTVDGDTSTNDTLLMLANGAAGGEPVGPGSGGLAALETAVLEVCDQLAEMIAADGEGATRHFRVEVRGAATVEQARLAARTVAGSPLVKTAIHGRDPNWGRIVAAVGRSGAEFVLDGCRVVIGGVPVFDAGTPVDADLEAIRRIFAAARVDLEIDLGAGDAIGHAWGCDLSDGYVRINADYTT